One genomic region from Leguminivora glycinivorella isolate SPB_JAAS2020 chromosome 8, LegGlyc_1.1, whole genome shotgun sequence encodes:
- the LOC125228601 gene encoding adhesive plaque matrix protein isoform X2: protein MNHWNPTTAEAQSRQSASPGPAVVALPSLIGKPPPESRKARAPAFTFGHKLEPPGSNSTKAGPGPASYNTEGMTAKGRSVGPAASLHGRWPAPRVPQTPAPCDYEPQRAARAVLDHAPAFSIGLRVSMPLAQSKTPAPNIYSMPPVLGEAKEGSKQAAPAFSICGRPKNLEAKTPMPGPGTYTTDKAANVLTKRPPAYTMAPRRELRHPSEAIPGPGVYCPEKDATQQQSKTYKHTFSSRCKIKNGDQIPAPNAYSPEKADRLLRAKSPAFSFRTKTDVTISSDAPAPNIYSPEKALNSFKSGPKYTLAGKGVAEKHDSTPAPNSYNPQKADRIMHGSSPSYTMRSKDVVDKIEQTPAPNVYAPENSMHMLNGGPKYTISGKGAHAKLPETPAPNSYTPEKADKVLHESSPAYSFRIKEETVIRSESPAPNVYAPEKSMQMLNGTPKFTISGKGPAGKIEDTPGPTAYCPDKADKLLHDSSPAYTFRTKDQARITDDVPAPNAYAPERSMHMLDASPKYTIAGKGASPKHDNIPAPNTYNPDKADKLLHDSSPAYTFRPKPAMGRPSDTPGPNVYDPHLLDGTPKYSLYGKGPDGKYPDTPGPNVYNPHLLDGTPKYTMAGKGHEGKPFDGPAPNSYDPHLLPNTPKFSLAGKGPDGKPSDTPGPNYYDPHLPSNAPKYTISARGPDVKVSDTPGPNNYNPHLPSNSPMYTISGKGPDGKVSDTPAPNNYDPHLPSNSPSYTISGKGPDGKISNTPGPNAYDPNLPHSSPNFTISGKGHDLKTSDVPAPNAYDPHILDGTPKYTMAPKGKPGKIYNTPAPNMYHPEKADKLIFESSHAYSFTDKQPLHKPDNTPAPNAYDPSKYHYMLDGVPRYTFGTKGPAEKHDYFPAPNAYNPDKADKMLHETSPAYTFRPKVENGKIVDTPGPAAYNPEKADKVLLDNAPRYSFRIKTNPHKADNVPAPNAYNPDKATNLLKPSAPQYTFRIKTDALKIPDNPAPNVYTIPTPVQTPLYTISGRHKEPIDERLKVPAPGAYSPEKATKFVLTYSPQYTFGVKIQTSKFAETPAPNSYRIPSVLETPVYTISGRHKVPVDDRTRVPAPGTYSPENVQFNRAPQITFGIKHSPLLGQLKPIHSIRDTSDTRNLQQSSRTVEVKTTTVQNNVSEHKDIQNTTFIQNKSDVNRLQNVNETHESNTYIQRTRTPVTQIRTESDIRSSTVTPEPVVETLTQEIVWVPEKPIRRNSYTIDKSDGSGFLEHYQHSDVVPVENGVRKTTASGERGATCSQETSQAVIKKDGFEQTTQKNVRNESAHEKTQTASEEVRQGTEVKHLANGGIAKTTTTTTVRKVGTAAKSAKATTTVTRTATAVTSRDVGAK from the exons GTCGCTCTGTGGGCCCGGCGGCGTCGCTGCACGGTCGCTGGCCCGCGCCGCGCGTGCCGCAGACGCCCGCGCCGTGCGACTATGAGCCGCAGCGCGCCGCGCGCGCCGTGCTGGACCATGCGCCGGCCTTCTCCATCGGTCTGCGTGTTAGCATGCCGCTAGCGCAGTCTAAGACGCCAG CGCCCAACATCTACTCCATGCCTCCCGTTCTCGGCGAAGCTAAAGAAGGTAGCAAGCAAGCAGCACCAGCGTTCAGCATCTGTGGACGGCCCAAGAACCTCGAAGCCAAGACCCCCATGCCGGGACCAGGGACCTACACTACTGATAAGGCCGCTAACGTGCTGACGAAGAGGCCCCCTGCTTACACCATGGCACCTAGGAGGGAGTTAAGGCATCCGTCTGAGGCTATACCTGGACCGGGTGTCTATTGTCCTGAGAAG gaTGCTACACAGCAACAGTCAAAAACATACAAGCACACCTTTTCGAGCagatgtaaaattaaaaatggcgATCAAATTCCTGCACCCAATGCATACTCGCCTGAAAAAGCTGACAGACTGTTGAGAGCAAAATCACCAGCCTTCTCTTTTCGGACCAAAACCGATGTCACTATCTCAAGCGACGCACCGGCACCCAATATTTATTCCCCTGAAAAAGCTCTAAATTCATTCAAGAGTGGACCAAAATATACATTAGCAGGAAAAGGTGTCGCAGAAAAGCATGATTCAACTCCAGCCCCCAATTCTTACAACCCTCAAAAGGCTGACAGAATCATGCACGGAAGCTCTCCTTCTTACACCATGCGTTCCAAAGACGTGGTCGATAAAATCGAACAAACACCAGCTCCTAATGTCTATGCTCCTGAAAATTCCATGCATATGCTGAATGGAGGACCAAAATACACCATATCCGGAAAGGGGGCTCATGCAAAACTCCCTGAGACACCAGCTCCTAACTCCTACACCCCAGAAAAAGCAGACAAAGTGTTACACGAGAGTTCACCCGCGTATTCGTTTAGGATTAAAGAAGAAACTGTTATCCGCAGTGAATCACCAGCTCCTAATGTTTACGCCCCAGAGAAGTCGATGCAGATGTTGAACGGAACGCCTAAATTTACCATTAGTGGGAAAGGCCCAGCAGGCAAAATCGAAGATACTCCAGGCCCAACAGCTTACTGTCCGGATAAGGCAGATAAACTGCTTCATGATTCATCTCCTGCATATACGTTCAGAACGAAAGACCAAGCGCGAATAACTGACGATGTCCCTGCTCCAAATGCATATGCTCCTGAAAGATCAATGCACATGTTGGATGCATCTCCAAAATATACTATTGCAGGAAAGGGTGCTTCTCCGAAACATGATAACATTCCCGCTCCAAATACGTATAACCCTGACAAAGCAGATAAGCTTCTTCACGATTCTTCGCCGGCGTATACGTTCAGACCGAAGCCTGCAATGGGTCGACCCAGTGATACACCAGGACCCAATGTGTACGACCCGCATCTATTGGACGGTACGCCCAAGTACAGCTTATATGGCAAGGGTCCTGATGGCAAATATCCAGACACTCCTGGTCCTAACGTATATAACCCTCACCTACTAGATGGAACTCCAAAATATACAATGGCAGGTAAAGGACATGAAGGGAAACCATTTGATGGTCCAGCACCCAATTCATATGATCCTCATTTACTTCCTAATACTCCTAAGTTTAGTTTGGCCGGTAAGGGACCAGACGGGAAGCCATCAGACACGCCTGGTCCAAATTACTATGACCCACATCTACCTAGTAATGCTCCGAAATATACAATATCTGCTAGGGGTCCAGATGTAAAAGTATCGGATACGCCGGGCCCAAATAACTACAACCCACATTTACCAAGTAATTCCCCGATGTACACCATATCCGGTAAAGGTCCGGACGGAAAGGTTTCAGATACACCTGCTCCTAATAATTATGATCCACATTTACCGAGTAATTCTCCAAGTTATACAATATCCGGCAAGGGACCGGATGGAAAAATTTCAAACACGCCTGGCCCTAACGCTTATGACCCTAACTTGCCACACAGCTCGCCAAATTTTACGATATCTGGCAAAGGTCACGATTTAAAGACTTCAGATGTACCCGCTCCAAATGCATACGATCCTCACATCTTAGATGGGACGCCTAAATATACCATGGCTCCGAAAGGCAAACCAGGAAAAATTTACAACACACCAGCTCCTAATATGTACCACCCTGAAAAAGCTGATAAATTAATATTCGAAAGCTCACACGCATATAGCTTTACAGACAAGCAGCCCCTTCATAAACCAGACAACACTCCGGCGCCTAATGCCTATGATCCTAGCAAATATCACTACATGTTGGATGGTGTGCCAAGGTATACATTTGGTACTAAAGGACCTGCAGAAAAACATGACTACTTTCCTGCTCCGAATGCCTACAACCCGGATAAAGCTGATAAAATGTTGCACGAGACGTCACCAGCGTATACCTTTAGGCCTAAAGTTGAGAATGGAAAAATTGTAGACACTCCTGGCCCTGCAGCTTACAACCCGGAGAAAGCTGACAAGGTTTTACTAGACAATGCGCCAAGGTATTCTTTCCGCATTAAGACCAATCCGCATAAGGCCGACAATGTTCCCGCTCCTAATGCATACAACCCTGACAAAGCCACCAATTTATTAAAGCCTAGTGCTCCTCAGTACACCTTTAGAATAAAAACGGACGCCTTGAAGATTCCAGACAATCCAG CTCCGAATGTGTACACAATACCAACCCCGGTGCAGACGCCGCTGTACACCATATCAGGCCGGCACAAGGAGCCAATAGACGAGCGTCTGAAGGTCCCTGCTCCTGGCGCTTATAGCCCGGAGAAGGCGACCAAGTTCGTCTTGACATACTCTCCGCAATATACCTTCGGAGTGAAGATTCAGACTTCCAAGTTCGCCGAAACTCCCG CTCCCAACAGCTACCGAATACCGTCCGTGCTGGAGACTCCAGTGTACACGATATCGGGCCGCCATAAGGTGCCCGTCGACGACAGAACGCGTGTGCCCGCCCCCGGCACATATTCACCGGAAAAC GTGCAGTTCAACAGAGCACCACAGATCACCTTCGGAATAAAACATTCACCGTTACTGGGTCAATTGAAACCAATACACTCCATACGAGATACGAGCGACACGCGTAATCTGCAACAATCATCTAGAACTGTCGAAGTGAAAACTACAACCGTCCAGAATAATGTCAGCGAACATAAAGATATTCAAAATACGACGTTTATACAGAACAAATCCGATGTCAATAGGTTGCAGAATGTAAATGAAACCCACGAAAGTAATACGTACATTCAAAGAACGCGAACTCCAGTAACTCAAATCAGAACAGAAAGTGATATCAGGAGTTCAACAGTCACTCCAGAGCCTGTCGTTGAAACTTTGACACAGGAGATCGTATGGGTGCCAGAGAAACCTATTCGACGAAACTCTTACACGATAGACAAATCGGATGGGTCTGGATTTTTGGAGCATTATCAGCACAGCGACGTTGTTCCAGTGGAAAATGGCGTGCGCAAAACTACCGCCAGTGGAGAGCGAGGAGCAACCTGCTCACAAGAGACAAGCCAAGCTGTTATTAAAAAGGATGGCTTCGAACAAACGACACAAAAGAATGTTAGGAACGAGAGCGCACATGAGAAAACACAAACGGCCTCCGAGGAGGTCCGTCAAGGTACCGAGGTGAAGCACCTCGCGAACGGTGGCATAGCCAAGACGACTACTACCACAACTGTGAGGAAAGTGGGCACGGCCGCGAAGTCTGCCAAGGCGACTACTACAGTCACACGCACTGCGACCGCAGTGACGTCACGTGATGTCGGCGCTAAGTGA
- the LOC125228601 gene encoding adhesive plaque matrix protein isoform X4 produces the protein MTLYGKPPPESRKARAPAFTFGHKLEPPGSNSTKAGPGPASYNTEGMTAKGRSVGPAASLHGRWPAPRVPQTPAPCDYEPQRAARAVLDHAPAFSIGLRVSMPLAQSKTPAPNIYSMPPVLGEAKEGSKQAAPAFSICGRPKNLEAKTPMPGPGTYTTDKAANVLTKRPPAYTMAPRRELRHPSEAIPGPGVYCPEKDATQQQSKTYKHTFSSRCKIKNGDQIPAPNAYSPEKADRLLRAKSPAFSFRTKTDVTISSDAPAPNIYSPEKALNSFKSGPKYTLAGKGVAEKHDSTPAPNSYNPQKADRIMHGSSPSYTMRSKDVVDKIEQTPAPNVYAPENSMHMLNGGPKYTISGKGAHAKLPETPAPNSYTPEKADKVLHESSPAYSFRIKEETVIRSESPAPNVYAPEKSMQMLNGTPKFTISGKGPAGKIEDTPGPTAYCPDKADKLLHDSSPAYTFRTKDQARITDDVPAPNAYAPERSMHMLDASPKYTIAGKGASPKHDNIPAPNTYNPDKADKLLHDSSPAYTFRPKPAMGRPSDTPGPNVYDPHLLDGTPKYSLYGKGPDGKYPDTPGPNVYNPHLLDGTPKYTMAGKGHEGKPFDGPAPNSYDPHLLPNTPKFSLAGKGPDGKPSDTPGPNYYDPHLPSNAPKYTISARGPDVKVSDTPGPNNYNPHLPSNSPMYTISGKGPDGKVSDTPAPNNYDPHLPSNSPSYTISGKGPDGKISNTPGPNAYDPNLPHSSPNFTISGKGHDLKTSDVPAPNAYDPHILDGTPKYTMAPKGKPGKIYNTPAPNMYHPEKADKLIFESSHAYSFTDKQPLHKPDNTPAPNAYDPSKYHYMLDGVPRYTFGTKGPAEKHDYFPAPNAYNPDKADKMLHETSPAYTFRPKVENGKIVDTPGPAAYNPEKADKVLLDNAPRYSFRIKTNPHKADNVPAPNAYNPDKATNLLKPSAPQYTFRIKTDALKIPDNPAPNVYTIPTPVQTPLYTISGRHKEPIDERLKVPAPGAYSPEKATKFVLTYSPQYTFGVKIQTSKFAETPAPNSYRIPSVLETPVYTISGRHKVPVDDRTRVPAPGTYSPENVQFNRAPQITFGIKHSPLLGQLKPIHSIRDTSDTRNLQQSSRTVEVKTTTVQNNVSEHKDIQNTTFIQNKSDVNRLQNVNETHESNTYIQRTRTPVTQIRTESDIRSSTVTPEPVVETLTQEIVWVPEKPIRRNSYTIDKSDGSGFLEHYQHSDVVPVENGVRKTTASGERGATCSQETSQAVIKKDGFEQTTQKNVRNESAHEKTQTASEEVRQGTEVKHLANGGIAKTTTTTTVRKVGTAAKSAKATTTVTRTATAVTSRDVGAK, from the exons GTCGCTCTGTGGGCCCGGCGGCGTCGCTGCACGGTCGCTGGCCCGCGCCGCGCGTGCCGCAGACGCCCGCGCCGTGCGACTATGAGCCGCAGCGCGCCGCGCGCGCCGTGCTGGACCATGCGCCGGCCTTCTCCATCGGTCTGCGTGTTAGCATGCCGCTAGCGCAGTCTAAGACGCCAG CGCCCAACATCTACTCCATGCCTCCCGTTCTCGGCGAAGCTAAAGAAGGTAGCAAGCAAGCAGCACCAGCGTTCAGCATCTGTGGACGGCCCAAGAACCTCGAAGCCAAGACCCCCATGCCGGGACCAGGGACCTACACTACTGATAAGGCCGCTAACGTGCTGACGAAGAGGCCCCCTGCTTACACCATGGCACCTAGGAGGGAGTTAAGGCATCCGTCTGAGGCTATACCTGGACCGGGTGTCTATTGTCCTGAGAAG gaTGCTACACAGCAACAGTCAAAAACATACAAGCACACCTTTTCGAGCagatgtaaaattaaaaatggcgATCAAATTCCTGCACCCAATGCATACTCGCCTGAAAAAGCTGACAGACTGTTGAGAGCAAAATCACCAGCCTTCTCTTTTCGGACCAAAACCGATGTCACTATCTCAAGCGACGCACCGGCACCCAATATTTATTCCCCTGAAAAAGCTCTAAATTCATTCAAGAGTGGACCAAAATATACATTAGCAGGAAAAGGTGTCGCAGAAAAGCATGATTCAACTCCAGCCCCCAATTCTTACAACCCTCAAAAGGCTGACAGAATCATGCACGGAAGCTCTCCTTCTTACACCATGCGTTCCAAAGACGTGGTCGATAAAATCGAACAAACACCAGCTCCTAATGTCTATGCTCCTGAAAATTCCATGCATATGCTGAATGGAGGACCAAAATACACCATATCCGGAAAGGGGGCTCATGCAAAACTCCCTGAGACACCAGCTCCTAACTCCTACACCCCAGAAAAAGCAGACAAAGTGTTACACGAGAGTTCACCCGCGTATTCGTTTAGGATTAAAGAAGAAACTGTTATCCGCAGTGAATCACCAGCTCCTAATGTTTACGCCCCAGAGAAGTCGATGCAGATGTTGAACGGAACGCCTAAATTTACCATTAGTGGGAAAGGCCCAGCAGGCAAAATCGAAGATACTCCAGGCCCAACAGCTTACTGTCCGGATAAGGCAGATAAACTGCTTCATGATTCATCTCCTGCATATACGTTCAGAACGAAAGACCAAGCGCGAATAACTGACGATGTCCCTGCTCCAAATGCATATGCTCCTGAAAGATCAATGCACATGTTGGATGCATCTCCAAAATATACTATTGCAGGAAAGGGTGCTTCTCCGAAACATGATAACATTCCCGCTCCAAATACGTATAACCCTGACAAAGCAGATAAGCTTCTTCACGATTCTTCGCCGGCGTATACGTTCAGACCGAAGCCTGCAATGGGTCGACCCAGTGATACACCAGGACCCAATGTGTACGACCCGCATCTATTGGACGGTACGCCCAAGTACAGCTTATATGGCAAGGGTCCTGATGGCAAATATCCAGACACTCCTGGTCCTAACGTATATAACCCTCACCTACTAGATGGAACTCCAAAATATACAATGGCAGGTAAAGGACATGAAGGGAAACCATTTGATGGTCCAGCACCCAATTCATATGATCCTCATTTACTTCCTAATACTCCTAAGTTTAGTTTGGCCGGTAAGGGACCAGACGGGAAGCCATCAGACACGCCTGGTCCAAATTACTATGACCCACATCTACCTAGTAATGCTCCGAAATATACAATATCTGCTAGGGGTCCAGATGTAAAAGTATCGGATACGCCGGGCCCAAATAACTACAACCCACATTTACCAAGTAATTCCCCGATGTACACCATATCCGGTAAAGGTCCGGACGGAAAGGTTTCAGATACACCTGCTCCTAATAATTATGATCCACATTTACCGAGTAATTCTCCAAGTTATACAATATCCGGCAAGGGACCGGATGGAAAAATTTCAAACACGCCTGGCCCTAACGCTTATGACCCTAACTTGCCACACAGCTCGCCAAATTTTACGATATCTGGCAAAGGTCACGATTTAAAGACTTCAGATGTACCCGCTCCAAATGCATACGATCCTCACATCTTAGATGGGACGCCTAAATATACCATGGCTCCGAAAGGCAAACCAGGAAAAATTTACAACACACCAGCTCCTAATATGTACCACCCTGAAAAAGCTGATAAATTAATATTCGAAAGCTCACACGCATATAGCTTTACAGACAAGCAGCCCCTTCATAAACCAGACAACACTCCGGCGCCTAATGCCTATGATCCTAGCAAATATCACTACATGTTGGATGGTGTGCCAAGGTATACATTTGGTACTAAAGGACCTGCAGAAAAACATGACTACTTTCCTGCTCCGAATGCCTACAACCCGGATAAAGCTGATAAAATGTTGCACGAGACGTCACCAGCGTATACCTTTAGGCCTAAAGTTGAGAATGGAAAAATTGTAGACACTCCTGGCCCTGCAGCTTACAACCCGGAGAAAGCTGACAAGGTTTTACTAGACAATGCGCCAAGGTATTCTTTCCGCATTAAGACCAATCCGCATAAGGCCGACAATGTTCCCGCTCCTAATGCATACAACCCTGACAAAGCCACCAATTTATTAAAGCCTAGTGCTCCTCAGTACACCTTTAGAATAAAAACGGACGCCTTGAAGATTCCAGACAATCCAG CTCCGAATGTGTACACAATACCAACCCCGGTGCAGACGCCGCTGTACACCATATCAGGCCGGCACAAGGAGCCAATAGACGAGCGTCTGAAGGTCCCTGCTCCTGGCGCTTATAGCCCGGAGAAGGCGACCAAGTTCGTCTTGACATACTCTCCGCAATATACCTTCGGAGTGAAGATTCAGACTTCCAAGTTCGCCGAAACTCCCG CTCCCAACAGCTACCGAATACCGTCCGTGCTGGAGACTCCAGTGTACACGATATCGGGCCGCCATAAGGTGCCCGTCGACGACAGAACGCGTGTGCCCGCCCCCGGCACATATTCACCGGAAAAC GTGCAGTTCAACAGAGCACCACAGATCACCTTCGGAATAAAACATTCACCGTTACTGGGTCAATTGAAACCAATACACTCCATACGAGATACGAGCGACACGCGTAATCTGCAACAATCATCTAGAACTGTCGAAGTGAAAACTACAACCGTCCAGAATAATGTCAGCGAACATAAAGATATTCAAAATACGACGTTTATACAGAACAAATCCGATGTCAATAGGTTGCAGAATGTAAATGAAACCCACGAAAGTAATACGTACATTCAAAGAACGCGAACTCCAGTAACTCAAATCAGAACAGAAAGTGATATCAGGAGTTCAACAGTCACTCCAGAGCCTGTCGTTGAAACTTTGACACAGGAGATCGTATGGGTGCCAGAGAAACCTATTCGACGAAACTCTTACACGATAGACAAATCGGATGGGTCTGGATTTTTGGAGCATTATCAGCACAGCGACGTTGTTCCAGTGGAAAATGGCGTGCGCAAAACTACCGCCAGTGGAGAGCGAGGAGCAACCTGCTCACAAGAGACAAGCCAAGCTGTTATTAAAAAGGATGGCTTCGAACAAACGACACAAAAGAATGTTAGGAACGAGAGCGCACATGAGAAAACACAAACGGCCTCCGAGGAGGTCCGTCAAGGTACCGAGGTGAAGCACCTCGCGAACGGTGGCATAGCCAAGACGACTACTACCACAACTGTGAGGAAAGTGGGCACGGCCGCGAAGTCTGCCAAGGCGACTACTACAGTCACACGCACTGCGACCGCAGTGACGTCACGTGATGTCGGCGCTAAGTGA